In the genome of Streptomyces violaceoruber, the window GTCCGCCACGGCGAGCACCCCGCGCGCCGCGCCGTCCCAGCCGACGACGACGGCCGTACGGCCCCGCTGCTCGGCCTCGTCCCTGGCCCGGGACACCTCGGGCGGCAGGGTGTCGTGGAGGCGCCCCACGGCCACCTCACGGCCCGCCACGCGGGCGCGTGCACCGCGCCCGGGGACGTTCTCGAAGTCCTCGGCGCCCGGCAGCGTGCCGAGCCGTGCCTCGGCGCCGGCGGCGATCGCGCGTGCCACCGGGTGCTCGGAGGCGTGCTCGACGGCGCCCGCGAGCCGCAGCAGCTCCTCCTCGTCGGTGCCCTCGGCGGCGTACACCTCGTGCAGGGTCATGCGGCCGGTGGTGACGGTGCCGGTCTTGTCCAGGACGACCGTGTCGACGCGGCGCGTGTTCTCCAGTACCTCCGGGCCCTTGATGAGGATGCCGAGCTGGGCGCCGCGACCGGTGCCGACCAGCAGCGCCGTCGGGGTGGCCAGGCCCAGCGCGCACGGGCAGGCGATGATCAGGACGGCGACGGCCGCGGTGAACGCGGCGACCGTGTCACCGGTGGCACCGAGCCAGCCGCCGAAGGTGGCGAACGCGATCAGCAGCACGACGGGGACGAAGATCCCCGAGATCCGGTCGGCGAGCCGCTGCACCTGCGCCTTGCCGCTCTGCGCGTCCTCCACCAGCTTCGCCATCCGCGCCAGCTGCGTGTCCGCGCCCACCCGGGTCGCCTCGACCACCAGCCGGCCCCCGGCGTTGACCGTGGCGCCGGTGACGGTGTCGCCGACGGCGACGTCCGCCGGCACGGACTCGCCGGTCAGCAGCGAGGCGTCCACGGCCGAGGCGCCCTCGGCCACCGTGCCGTCGGTGGCGATCTTCTCGCCGGGGCGTACGACGAACCGGTCGCCCACCGCCAGGCGGGCCACCGGTATCCGCACCTCGCGCCCGGCCCGCAGTACGGCCACGTCCTTGGCGCCCAGCTCCATCAGCGCCCGCAGGGCGGCCCCCGCGCGGCGCTTGGAGCGGGCCTCCAGCCAGCGGCCCAGGAGCAGGAAGGCGGTGACCCCGGCGGCGGCCTCCAGGTAGATCGCGGAGGTGCCGTCGGTGCGGGAGACGGTGAGGTCGAAGCCGTGCCGCATGCCCGGCATGCCCGCGTCCCCGAAGAACAGCGCCCACAGGGACCAGCCGAACGCCGCCAGCGTGCCGAGCGAGACCAGCGTGTCCATGGTGGCCGCGCCGTGCCGCAGGCCGGTCCAGGCGGCGCGGTGGAAGGGCAGCCCGCCCCAGACCACGACGGGCGCGGCCAGAGTGAGCGAGAGCCACTGCCAGTTGTCGAACTGGAGCGCCGGGACCATCGCGAGCAGCACGACGGGGGCGGCGAGGAGGACGGAGACCAGCAGGCGCTGACGCAGGGCCGACAGTTCCGGGTCGCTCCCGCCGTCCCCGGTGCCGCGCTCCCCGGCCCCGGCCTCGTCGGCGGGCTCCGGTGGCGGCGCGGGCTCCTCGGCCGTGTACCCGGTCTTCACGACGGTGGCGATCAGGTCGGCGACCCCGGTGGTCGCCGGGTAGCTGACCCGGGCCTTCTCGGTCGCGTAGTTCACCGTGGCGGTGACACCGTCCATGCGGTTGAGCTTCTTCTCGACGCGGGCCGCGCAGGAGGCGCAGGTCATCCCGCCGATGAGCAGCTCGACTTCGGCGACGCCGGGATCGGGCCCGGTGGCCGTCGTGGAGGTGCGCGTGTCCGCGGTGGTGCTGGTCATGGTCCGGACTCCAGAACGGGATGGGTGCGCCGGGCTCAGACCCGGCCGACGAGCTCGAAGCCCGCCTCGTCGACGGCGGCGCGCACGGCGGCGTCGTCCAGGGGTGCCCCGGAGACGACGGTGACCTCGCCGGTGGAGGCGACGGCCTGTACGGAGGCGACGCCCGCGATCTCGGAGATCTCGCCGGAGACGGCGCCCTCGCAGTGGCCGCAGCTCATTCCGCTCACCTTGTAGACGGTGGTGACGGAGTCCTGGGTGGTGTCGGTCTGGGCGGTCATGTCGTTACTCCTCGTCGGGTGTGCACAGGGCGGGTACCCGTGGTCCGGTCCTGGACCACTCACCCCACCTTACCCCTAGGGGGTATAAAGGCGAGGCTCACCCGTCACCTGCGTCGCGTCCGTGCGTGCCCGCGCCTCCCACTCGTGGTCGAGGACCGCCATCAGTACGCCGTCCACCCACGCGCCGCCCCGCAGGGCGGCCTCCCGGCGCACCCCCTCCACCATGAAACCGGCCTTCTCGTACACCCGCCGGGCCCGCGCGTTGTCGGCGTAGACCTCCAGCTGGACCCGGTGCAGGCCGACCCGTTCGAAGGCGTGCCCGACGATGAGCCGCGTCGCCTCGCTGCCCAGCCCGCGGCCGCGTCCCCGGGGTCCCACGAGGGTCCGGAAGGTGCAGCCGCGGGCCGCCGGGTCCCACTCGTACAGGACGACCTCGCCGACGAGTTCGCCGGTGGCGCGGTCGGTGACGGCCAGGTCGAGCCGGTCGGGATCGGCGGTGCGCACGCCGTACCAGGAGCGCAGTCCGTCCAGGGTGAGTTCGGTGGAGGGCTCGAAGGTGAAGCGGACCACCTCGGGGTCGTTGACGATCTCCCACATCGTGTCGGCGTCCTCGGCGGTGAACGGCCGCAGGACGGTCCTGTCGCCGGTGAGCACGGGTTTCTCGGAGAAGTCCATGCACGGCACTGTGCCCCACCCGGCGGTGGGGCACTGAACGGTTTTCCCTCCGCCCCTCCGCCCCTCCGCTCCTGCGCCCCTCCGTCGTCCCGTCGCTACCGGTTGCGGTTGCGGGGGCGGGACGCCACCCAGGCCCGGACCGTCTCCGCGTACCAGTACGGCTTTCC includes:
- a CDS encoding heavy metal translocating P-type ATPase, giving the protein MTSTTADTRTSTTATGPDPGVAEVELLIGGMTCASCAARVEKKLNRMDGVTATVNYATEKARVSYPATTGVADLIATVVKTGYTAEEPAPPPEPADEAGAGERGTGDGGSDPELSALRQRLLVSVLLAAPVVLLAMVPALQFDNWQWLSLTLAAPVVVWGGLPFHRAAWTGLRHGAATMDTLVSLGTLAAFGWSLWALFFGDAGMPGMRHGFDLTVSRTDGTSAIYLEAAAGVTAFLLLGRWLEARSKRRAGAALRALMELGAKDVAVLRAGREVRIPVARLAVGDRFVVRPGEKIATDGTVAEGASAVDASLLTGESVPADVAVGDTVTGATVNAGGRLVVEATRVGADTQLARMAKLVEDAQSGKAQVQRLADRISGIFVPVVLLIAFATFGGWLGATGDTVAAFTAAVAVLIIACPCALGLATPTALLVGTGRGAQLGILIKGPEVLENTRRVDTVVLDKTGTVTTGRMTLHEVYAAEGTDEEELLRLAGAVEHASEHPVARAIAAGAEARLGTLPGAEDFENVPGRGARARVAGREVAVGRLHDTLPPEVSRARDEAEQRGRTAVVVGWDGAARGVLAVADAVKETSAEAVAGLRRLGLTPVLLTGDNRRVAESVAAAVGIDEVIAEVLPEDKVAVVERLRAEGRTVAMVGDGVNDAAALATADLGLAMGTGTDAAIEAGDLTLVRGDLRVAADAIRLSRRTLATIKGNLVWAFGYNVAALPLAAAGLLNPMIAGAAMAFSSVFVVTNSLRLRAFR
- a CDS encoding GNAT family N-acetyltransferase, coding for MDFSEKPVLTGDRTVLRPFTAEDADTMWEIVNDPEVVRFTFEPSTELTLDGLRSWYGVRTADPDRLDLAVTDRATGELVGEVVLYEWDPAARGCTFRTLVGPRGRGRGLGSEATRLIVGHAFERVGLHRVQLEVYADNARARRVYEKAGFMVEGVRREAALRGGAWVDGVLMAVLDHEWEARARTDATQVTGEPRLYTP
- a CDS encoding heavy-metal-associated domain-containing protein — its product is MTAQTDTTQDSVTTVYKVSGMSCGHCEGAVSGEISEIAGVASVQAVASTGEVTVVSGAPLDDAAVRAAVDEAGFELVGRV